The Gigantopelta aegis isolate Gae_Host chromosome 3, Gae_host_genome, whole genome shotgun sequence genome segment aaagacaaaaaacaaacaaattgctATTGACTTTAGTATCCTCCAAAGTATATTTTCAACCtgggttaaaaacaaaatttctatTCAAGAGGGTTATTTAAAGTCTGGGCCAAAAAGTATGAACATGAGATCAGGAATGTTTGAAGATGTAGAGGACGCAACTTTGAAATGGCTTAAAaatgctattatatataaataataataataaaatacacaaacaaacaaaacaacacaccaACAATTCACCAGATATGatgaattaaacaaaacttttgtcAAGGAACAGTCGAACACAGACTGACTTTATTTAAGAACTGTAAATATAttgctttcttttcttctttcttccaaagggggcgagacatagtccagtggtaaagcgctcgcttgatgcgcggtcggtctgggatcgatccccgtcggtgggcccattgggctatttctcgctccagccagtgcaccacgactggtatatcaaagaccgtggtatgtgttatcctgtctgtaggatggtgcatataaaagatcccttgctgctaatcgaaaagagtagcccatgaagtggcgacaaccggttttctctctatatctgtgtggtccttaaccatatgtctaacgccatataaccgtaaataaaatgtgttgagtgcgtcgttaaataaaacatttccttccttgtttctTCCAGCTGCACAAGTCGAAGAAGGAACTTCTACAACAATATCGGCTTCATATCTTCGTGGCAGTGATCTTCGCAGTGACCGTGACCTTCGTCGGAATCGGCTGGTTCTATCACAGCAAGGCCGTCGAAGCCCTCGTGATCAGCCAGAAAATCTTCTTCGACCCTAGGAGTCGCAAGCTGACACTCCACTCCCAGGTGGACGGGGACGAGGTCACCGGCTACATCGGCCTCAACATCCCGCGGTGGCAGCTTCCCCTGCACTGTCAGATCCAAGAGGAAGGCAACCCCAACGCTAAGGAGTGTCTCTGGAAGCACAACGCCATGCTGCGGATCAACTACTACAAGGAGAAGTCGATACAGTGTTACAACATATCCTGGGAGTATCTCAATCCCAGCATGGATCCTTTGGATTGTTTCGAGATTGGAAATTCCATCTGGTTTGGATCGTCCAATCTGTCTACGAATATGTTCCCAATTGTTGGAAGTTTCTCGTACAACCCGAATGTCTATCGTATCAAAGGAAACGGCGTGTTAAGCCAGGCCGTGGAATACTACTGGTTGTCGTCCAACTCTCACGCTATTTTCTTTCATTCTGATATACCTCTACACATTTCGTGGAACGATACTCATCCAGGAAGAATGTGCCTGATTTCCAATTATTCTAGTCCGTTTTATACAAAGTCTGAAAAGGGCACACCCCCTTTTAATTACACTGTTTGCAATGGCCACGATATGGTAGAGACTCATATGTTCATGAGAAGCATGTTTTCTTCCAAATCGAAAGTAGCTATGGTAAACACTGAAATGTTACTCAATCCTTGGTGGTCGGTACACAACGATAACCAAGAAATTTCCCAGAAGGACGTATTAGACATGGCGTCCAATATTAAGAAGCACAGATTGAATTGTAGTACTTTGGACTTAGATGGCAAATGGCAGAATCGGGAAGGGGACTTGGATTTTGATCCAACGAGGTTTTCCAACACAACAGAAATGTTAGACTTTATCAGAGGTGCTAGATGTAATATATCGGTATCTGTCAGCCCACGCTTTGATTATGGCTCCTTGAACTTTAAGGACGGCATTGAGAAGGATTACTTTGTAAAAGACGCTGGAGGCGAGGTACCGGGATTGACCAGAAACCACAACAACGGTGTAGCAACAGTTCTTGATGTCTCGAATCCGTCAGCTCGAGCTTGGTATGCGTCAAAACTCGGCAAAATGGCGTCCATCTATGGCATCAACACGTTCAGCTTTTCTTACGGGAACGGATCGTGGCTGCCACACTTCCCGCACTTCGACGAGAAGATCATGTCCCCGAACAGACTCAGGGGACTGTATTCCCAGATGGTGGCCTCTGTGAGCAATAAAGTGTCCATGCAGATGATGTCTCAATCCCAACACGTCCAGGCGTTCCTTCCAATACGGTCGCTGATAACAGTCCGCCGAGACAGGGCCTGCATCTCTAACTCAATCCCAGCAGCTCTAACCACCGGCCTCCTCGGCTATCCTTACGTTTTCTCGGATGGGTTTCAGTTCAGCAAAGAGGAAGAGGAACCTCATGACGTCGTCGGTATTCCCAGCAGAGATATCTACATCCGATGGCTGCAGCTGTCGGCTTTCTTCCCAGCAATGAAATATTCGCTGCCGCCTTGGGTTTACGACGAAGCCACGTTGGAGGTAGCGAGGAACATGAGCGACCTACACCAGCAATACATTTACCCAATCATCAAGAAGCACATAAGGAAAGAAATCAAAGACGGCATGCCGATCCTCCGGCCAGTCTGGTGGCTGAGTCCGCACAACAAAACGGCTATGGATATCAGTGATGAATTCCTCGTTGGGGACCAGATTCTGGTGGCTCCCATTATGTGCGAAAGAGAAACCAGTAGAGATATCTTCTTCCCCAAGGGCATCTGGGCGGACATTACCAAAGGAGGTTTGACTGTTGGTCCAAGACTTGTTAAGAACTATACGGTGGGGCAGTTCGACGTGCCTCATTTCATCAGGATGAAAGTGACGCATGAGTGATCGtttgttaaaaaatgtattattaaaataatttggaaTGAAAAGGGATAAAGAAGAATATTGACAGTTTTATGTGCCTTATTTCGAAGGAGTCAtaagtgattattttttaaagttaaatgttcTTCAAAATTGAAAAGATTAACAAAAATCTTAGTCAATTGGTTGTGCCTTATTATATTTGAATGAATGACACGTATGAGTGatcatttgttaaaaaaatttattcaaatattgagaatggaccccccccccccccccccccccccccccacacacccccacTAACTTGGGCTATTGAATGTGCGTTATTTCGAATGAAAATCACGGATGAatgattatttgtttaaaatatgttattcgAATATTTAGAAGGAAAACGAACAGCTAGGATATTCTGATGTGccttatttcatttaaaatgaaAGTCACATATTAGTCATTTGTTaaccatatatttttgttaatatttaaatgaaaaggataaaaaaatttttttttacaacatgaTATGCCTTGTTTCATCTAAATGGAAGTCACACACAATTGgtaatttaatacaatatacaatgtatattatttaaatattgaaactatttaacattgtttaattattgtatattaGGCAAAAAAAGAGGTCGGTcggaccaaagttccagaatggATGCGGCGatgcgtttttgttttgtgtttttttgtgtgttttttgtgattttttgtttgtttgtttgtttttttaaaatatggattgcacagaaaagttGGGTATATTTGATGCCGAAATAAGGGGcacatttaaattgaaatcagaatggACGTCCTAGTTCATACGCGATGGCATTTTGGCTCCGTCGTAGCAAGAAAAGCCCGGCAAAAATCGACGTCGTACCgctggaaattaaaaaaaaatgtggatGCGCGAGGGTTAAAATCGACCAGAGACCatatttgataattataatacaagGTAATTATGGCAGGATAATGATGACATGATAATTATGACATTGTAATTGTAgcatactattatcctgttcaattatttagacccgaagttttttgcaaatgttacgtttatttcctattcgatatttgttttctttgcatttacatgaaaacaaacccaaaccccgacaggttttatatacaaatcatcatataaaatgcacgaagttgacttaattcccctttttaaaaatctctgtgtcgtttgaatgcacgttatttctcctataaataactaaggtcatttgcatatcaaaagcatcattctatagagcgtttcaaactaatggtcgacgaactcatttcttcatcactatcttcgttaagggggactatcacagggggtattttatttcttataaaactattt includes the following:
- the LOC121368419 gene encoding myogenesis-regulating glycosidase-like, yielding MTNRKDHDTTDTDTDKSSTHDDSSNQIHAHQENNSVAVGNSSHPSIIDSRPKPDSSHENTTLKPVTDSCESRNLSPLTNDQAVTRIPVPESPTNETSANGDESDVVSSSVPIPVDVVVDDDSTRYLTSELNHGATCSSDTIDSGIYRSSRSLERSESAFEREDTVPELHQQPRLGNDYNYDYRRPSNSTIESLSDDEIEENYLGNIPAHKRRSGVFVCPIQEADDIARNAAATDDCDSYIGVKRIRQDTSSTEDYDNNVAADGNDISSMSFGVKRAQHLKSDQNGDPGSLEKARPERWSLGSMDSMGSKSECSVSFSNSLATHVRKDSIAIGLDKMRPSQTFRRRSSVTFADLEGLINKAKLHKSKKELLQQYRLHIFVAVIFAVTVTFVGIGWFYHSKAVEALVISQKIFFDPRSRKLTLHSQVDGDEVTGYIGLNIPRWQLPLHCQIQEEGNPNAKECLWKHNAMLRINYYKEKSIQCYNISWEYLNPSMDPLDCFEIGNSIWFGSSNLSTNMFPIVGSFSYNPNVYRIKGNGVLSQAVEYYWLSSNSHAIFFHSDIPLHISWNDTHPGRMCLISNYSSPFYTKSEKGTPPFNYTVCNGHDMVETHMFMRSMFSSKSKVAMVNTEMLLNPWWSVHNDNQEISQKDVLDMASNIKKHRLNCSTLDLDGKWQNREGDLDFDPTRFSNTTEMLDFIRGARCNISVSVSPRFDYGSLNFKDGIEKDYFVKDAGGEVPGLTRNHNNGVATVLDVSNPSARAWYASKLGKMASIYGINTFSFSYGNGSWLPHFPHFDEKIMSPNRLRGLYSQMVASVSNKVSMQMMSQSQHVQAFLPIRSLITVRRDRACISNSIPAALTTGLLGYPYVFSDGFQFSKEEEEPHDVVGIPSRDIYIRWLQLSAFFPAMKYSLPPWVYDEATLEVARNMSDLHQQYIYPIIKKHIRKEIKDGMPILRPVWWLSPHNKTAMDISDEFLVGDQILVAPIMCERETSRDIFFPKGIWADITKGGLTVGPRLVKNYTVGQFDVPHFIRMKVTHE